The Ostrea edulis chromosome 1, xbOstEdul1.1, whole genome shotgun sequence genomic sequence ATAACCACTCATCACCTTTAACGGAATAAGTTCTTTATACCTTACCTGAGTGTCAATTATCAGAGTCTTGTAGTACTCGGCCAACTCGTTTGCGTGCTTAGGCCTATATGCCTCGAGCCTATGCGTAGTTAGAAAATTCGGGAAAATTCGGATAAATCATGGTACGAGCTATCATTTTTGCACAGGAATTATTAATTCGTACCGTAGTTGTGTTTGATGGTCATATTAAGAAACAACGTTACACaactatatagtgtatatacataatcatatcattttttttatcacattcttcataaaattgaaaacatgatttttgcatgttttggaaaataaagtttttaagtAATTCCGGAAAATTTCATAACACCAGCCTTCCACggtttgatttttacaatttaacaAAGATGGCAGCCTCCTTGAAAGCAATCTCCAGAGGCTATGGATTTAGTAAAACTTCTTTTTCGAAACTGAAAACTGTACAAATACCTGATTTGCAACTCAGAAGACATGCAGCAGTTGTCCGTAACATACCACCCAAAAGTTTCAATTACTGTTACGGTCTAATAAGGTAAATACATATCTCTTTCAGAAAAATATATCTTGCGCCCCCTCCCCACCACCATCACCAAAAGGAATCGTATCCCTAAACAGTATTTATGACCACGAggtcgaagatcggggggggggggggtattgtttttgtcctgtctgtcattctgtctgaaacattattattagcaaggttaaagttttcaaaaggtaggtcaagctccaaggtcaaggtcacaggataaaaaatgttagtaccaacggaaaggtcttgtcacaaggaatactcatgttaaatatcaaagctttagctcttactgttcaaaagttaacagagttggttgctacgtatacataaacgtaactttgacgtcacagtcgtacgttacactatgaaacgtgaactttcaaatgcatctaagatattatacacatctaaggtattgtaccactatcaatttcatcgatttgatgcaattcttgcgccgatccacgtccgagtcttcttaccggttatggaaaaggacgagcgcgtgatccgattgggtcacagggtcaaaaacgttggtacccacgaaaaggtcttgtcacaaggaatactcaagtgaaatatcaaagctctagcacttactgttcaaaagttattagcaaggttaaagtttcagacagaatgacagacagaacaAAAGCAATATCCCCCAGATCTTCGAtgtcgggggcataaaaatttcttaacatattttcctactatacttgtgtccaaacataccttgaaatattcattaaagtccCATACAACCTGAAAACTTGCGGCTTTTACACATGACACAtatcatcacacttttacttcatAAAGAAGTCGGTCATCTTCATCATCTGGGATTCATGAGTTTAGCGGTAGGTAGACCTCTGTCAAAACAGTCTTCATAGTTCAAATTCCCTGTTTTTCTTTGGACCAAAATTCTATCTGCTgagtttatatttcatattctgTAATTATTCCAgccaatggggggggggggggggggggggggcaaaatcGTTGTATGAACTACTGCCTTTGATCTAGCCTCGTGCACTTATTATTTTGATGCAAAACCAAAATTACAGGAGCATACAaaaattaattgtcaatgaatttcattCAAATGGTAATGTTCTCACTTTTATCCTGAGTTTAGAAATTCCAAAACAAGAGACCTCTACAACATTGTATCAAGAATCAATTGTAAACGGATtaattctacatgcgtgacatttgATACATTAAAatcttactacatgtacatatttcacTTCAATCAACTGTATGAAATCTAGAATCTAGTATAACATGCATTCTTAATTTTAATAAgctgatatcaatttacgaatgaGTACATCTGATATGTGCAGCAATTcaataatatagggttattgaacttatattggtgaatattggcacgagttggctgtaaaaatgcacgagcttgcgagtgcattttgacagccaacgagtgccaatattcacctatataagttcaataacccttttattatatagctaaagtatttagttgttaaattatatcccttttcactcaaactactccaaaatagacgagaattcatcaatattggcagtgtgcaataacagcatgcatttcttaactgttcaatatttaacccgtcattaatgcatgaagcaaactgattttgtaaatggggacatcataatttatgtacagtaaaacattttgcttaagtaaatatcaaataccagctctgtcagattctgaggaccgtcgtctgccattttgacTTGTttacgtcaatattgaacgctcatactcggaatgtttcgggcgcatacaattgatgcaatgcaaagttagcgttcaataaattctcaggatattgaacgctagcattctctagattttacgcagattttatattagactatttattagctatataatgagatatattattatggcatgatgtttaatttatgaaTAGGCTATttatcaagactataaaataatatgctacagatatatttacaaaattcaacatcACACGCAATACGGATACAATGTTAACAAATTAGCAATAccatgtctcgatcggcacgtgctgtCTTACTGACACATTATCACATACCAGggaggtaatcgcttcaatgaAACAGTGTGGcttatgttttctttttaatttatgCCTTTCTAAAATTGTTTGAGACAGACCTTCCAAAAAAAATTCCATAcagattaacggtacaattttcaatgcatttttaacattttgtagtAAACAATGCTTGTCCAGATCCCAAACACAAATTTCCGGATTGATAATGCAAAATAACGTGTAAAAATTCCGTTCTTTAGAAAAATTGTCCAGAAAGTGAAGCATCCGGATTAATGATGTTCACATTACTGAGGCTCCACTGTACAACAGAGATTGTTGTTATTGTGTATGAACATGTGGTACTCATAGCATTTTTTATAAAGATATTACATGTTATATTGTTAGAACCGattcatcgtcggaaacccacggttggtTACGCTTTGtacctctctccatcacccgtgggtccattcattcctactcctcgttctcatgaataaacatttagaaatatcgtccaatcaaagtaattcttatagtaacggaactcttctatttttaaaggtagcattagcttaactttgctatcacaacaattgtataccgaaattgggctgaaagcgtCGTGTTCattggacaaattcgctcagTGTGTACAatgagcgcccaatcaaattgcatcattaattattcatgagaacgagcgagtaggaataaAATGACCCAcaggtgatggagagaggaatgaagcgtaatcaaccgtgggtttccaaTGATGGGACCGATTTTGACAGTTGGTTTTACTACattctattttaaaattatattttaaatctatttttgcAGGGAATATGATTATGAGAATTTTCTTTGTATTCTACTTCTAAATCGAAACATTCGAGCTTCAGCCATTGTTATACGAGCATTTAACGTTGAAGTAGCCAAGGTAGGTACAGATTTTCATATAGAACTGATTGTACAGAATTGTTTCAATAGCTCATACATACACATGCAGGTATATATCTGCACCATACATAAACTTTGACGTATGAAGTTGATGTTTTTTTATGATTAATTATATGTGAATGTTTACCTCTTGTGTCATTAATTTAACATCTAACCTCTCAATGACACCTAGCCTTTAGCCAAACACGACGCTATCTGACCATTTTAggttattgaaataatcattCCACCTTGAACAAAACAGCTATAATTTGTAAGTTTTAAGATCTTGGACAAGTAATTAGCTGGGTCACTCCTTCAATATTGTATAGAAATTTatagtgctccctcgatatattttttaaactgTAATCAAATATCAACATCCTGTATTGCCAAAATATTCAGTTGATAATAAATTGTCGAGCATTCCCATGTCCATATATCCAGGAAAGCCTCGAAATTCAAACAACTATTCcatgtacaaaattttattgaaatgtGCACACGATACGAATGTAAATTACAAGCAAACTAACAAACTACATTGTAACAGTCAgaattgaataaaaatgttcTCTCCAGTAGAGACGATGATTCAGAGTGTTTACAGCGTAATCTGTTATCAAGGATACTATGTGCTATAGGTAGCCGACAGTGTGACAGATCCATTCAGGGGACTAGGCAGGTTCCAGTTCTGGAAGGATGCATTAGATGAAGTCTATAACCCAAAGGCAGGTTGCTTTGTGAGGATGTTGAATTTAATTTGGTGTGAGatttgttgaaaatttatatGCAGTCTAATTTAACTATTTTCTTAATAGGGAAAAATACCCCAAACTCCAGTTGTTCAGCTAATAAATTGGGTTTGTATTTTTTGCAttctgtttgaaattttttGATATGAGAATCACTTTTAGAATATGTATAATTCATTAGTTAAACCACCTGAAGCATCtacttttaaaagattatcAAAGATATTAGATAATGTTTactatttaaaaacaaaatactttTTACAGGTAGCTAACGATTTCAACATCTCCAAATCATGGCTGTCAAGACTGATAGAAGCAAGGGCAAGTTGTTTTTGAAGGATTAGCTAGAATATCAAAGGACAGGAAGGTTCCTAACAAATTGCTACTGGAGGCGCTTATCACACATACACATTATGTTTCCATTCCTCATTTATAGGCATCCAATCCCATGAGTCAATTCAAGACGTTGGAGGACTTGGACAATTATTACGAACAAGTGGTGTCCTCAGTGTATTATATGCTTCTTGAATTACATGGTAATaactttatataaaaatatactcTAAATCTTATTCTTTGATAACAATATGCTGTGTGATTTAATTTCAGTTGATCAGTATTCGTCAGATTATACCATATAATTTGGTTTGCTATAAAGCTATGTCTTATGATGGTAGGGAATGAAATTGTAATATAGATTTTCAATGTGCTGCTGTAAAAATACTGCCCCACTTCACATCACCAAAATGTTATTTAAAGGCTCGTTAAAGCTTGAAGAGTGATTCATGCTCacaaatatttaatatgaaagtttttggggtttttttctggaATATTGCacaaattttttgttttgtttacaaataagaAATTCCAAAGTCCAAATTTCAATGTGATTTGATGCTTAATATGATTATCCAATAAAACATTCCTAGAAGACTCAGAtagatgttttaatttttagatgaaaaattatttatgaacttTATAATtgtcaattgttttaaaatagcTTTAATTCTACAGCTAAATTCTGCAAGAAACAggttaattagaaaaaaatatattagacaaatatatttttaaaagaaattgaactgaaatggtcaaaattaagaaatattgcaatattgCTCACATTTTCAATATAGACAAATATCTTCAAAGAACAACATTTATTATTGGATGTCGAATCACAGGAAGGCAAATACTCGCTTTCAGAAATCCCATCAATGTTTTTagttttctgttttatttgaaACACTGAATTAaatcattgattgattttttcctTGAAGTAGATTAAATGCAGGATTGCGGAAATGTTTGACATCTGCATTTCAGCTAATTGGATAGCAGAAAATTAATAGGTCATTATGATAATATGAATTGGTATGGAACAGTTCATGCTTTACTTAACAACACTAAGATACTCAATGTTAtagcttcatgaaaagtatgctgttGTTCATACCTTCCTGTATTTTCATCCCCATAATCTGAGATTtaggggcatatagtttttggtctgtctgtttgtctgcaaaaactttaaccttggccataacttttgaacagttagtgcTAGGGATTTCATACAGTatatcacatgtgtattccttgtgacaagacttttctttGATACCAATATGTTTGACCTCATGACCCTCACCAtgggagtttgatctacttttgaaaactttgaccttggtcataacttttgaacgggTAGTGCTAGGGATTTCATatatcacatgtgtattccttgtgacaagacctttctttgggtactagaattactttgctgccatacAGGGACatctgtgtttcacaaacacatgttgtttatatttacattctactttcacttctgtCGAAATTCTCAGCCGTTAAATTAGGTGTTCTATATTATCGAGATTCGTACGCACCTTGTTCACGATGCAGTCATGAagaaacagttatcaatacaatttgtaaagatatcaaaaacattggaaatgtaaatatatgaaaaaagcATACACTGCTCCATACCAATATATCTATAATCATGGTCTAGGATTaacttcattccttaaaattcaatttcattaaactTCTGATgtaatttatctatttttatccCAAACATATGGCATATATTTGCCATTGAATAAAGTATATTTGGATAAAGGTATACTTCCAGTATGCATATAAAAACACAACTTATCTTTTATCTTGCAAGAACCTCTTTACTGACCCAAGAAAGGTAATCAATAAACCAAAGTTTAGGCCAAAGCACCAAATTGATATGGCATTGCACATTCTATTTCATTGTGAAGTTATTGTGTTTTTATACCTTGAAATCAAATCAAGATTTCTTGTTTAAAGTGATCCTTTCAGTTTGTCTTTTGTCACATCATGgcaaaaaaaattgagaaattcactttgtaaaaatatgaatatacatgttaGTGTGCATGAGTTTGTAACTTAGAAATGGAAATATCATGaaagaatgatatatattttaaaggCACCAAAGATGTACAAGCAGATCATGCAGCTAGTCATCTGGGTCGTTGCTATGGTATTGTGTCATTGCTAAAGGCCACCCCTTCTCAGTTGTCAAAAGGACGTGTCTTGTTTCCTCACGATTTACTGGCAAAGGTAAATAATTACATAATTTGAACATCTCAATACCAGTCAGGTTACAGGTCTGGTGtttcataaaatacaataagaaatattaaatgtgtgtgtAGCTTAAATATGTGCAAGTTTTCGGGGGAAAATGATATGTTTGTGGAGACAATATACAATTGTTGAGTTGCATCAATCTTTGAAAagcagttgtttttttttatttcagcatTCAGTATCTCAAGAGGATATCAAACGAGGAACAAATGTGAAAGGTGTTAATGATGTTGTATTCGACATAGCAAGTGTTGCAAAACAGCATTTAGATAAGGTAAACATATATTCATgtaaaagaaatttttttcGTTTTAATTAAAAAACATACAATTTCTTAAAACTATAAATTCCATCCTCCACTGTAAATTTTTATGATGTGCGAGAAATATATGAGAGATATTTGTCGATATGAACCAGTTGTCTGGGTATGTTTAGATGTCTCTCACAAATATTATGTGTGCTGTAGACGGGTTTCTCTGCAATTACAAAGAAAAGTAGTCACTTATAAAGTGGGTTTACACAATGATGTCACTCACTTTTATCGTCAGATTTCTTTTTCATGAATGGAGATGAAATGAAGAATTACATGCACCATACTTTGACTGTTAcatattttttctcattttgaAGGCTAGATCTCTGAAAGGAAATGTTCCTAAACAAGTTGTACCTGTGTTTCTACCTTCTGTAAGTTTAGAAATTTACCATTTGTTATGTTTTGGAGACATTGGAAatattgaatttagaaatttaaagTAGTAAAATTACAATCAGTCTTGCATGTAAATAAATTCATACATGCAAGTTTAGCCATGCAAGGTTAACATATCACACAGGATATTGTCTCCATTGAGTCAGCAGTTTTCTTTGTGTTGTTTCAGGTGTTTTGTGACGATTATCTTACGAACTTACAGAGAGTTGACTTTAATGTGTTTGATCCAGTGCTGAACAGGAAGAGGTTTATATACCACAAACTTTTACTGCAGAGATTTAGAAAAACCTACTGATACTGTCTGTGATTATTGCGAGTGTGACTTCAGTACAtgaaattttctgtgttttTTATGTACTTGGGTTCACCTGTTCTTGGGTGCTTCAGTGACAGACTATAGAGACTGAAATATTCTGGAAACAAAGGATGTTTTtggtattatcattatttaataaAGTGATGTTGAAGAGAGGACtatgattttcatttctgttttaTTACCAAACCAGGAGACAGCAATTTTTGatttatgaaatacatttgtACTAGCTTTTATTGATCAATTTTTGTCCAGCATCTGtctatccgtccgtctgtaaatgttaacatttttaTCCCCTCATATTTTATTACAATaggggatatacatgtagtatcaggACCATTCATATTTGTGCATGCGTGCATGTCACTGAGCtggtagacactctacaggccacttttgcttgattgatttttacttcacatgtagctttgttatcaagagaggaagaaccttAGTGATTTTGGGGTCTCAAGGTTACTTCAATAGTAGTAGTAATCCCAAAGGAtaagaaatctagaaaaaaaatttctcttctgcatatctaagctggtatctaatattcagcaacagtataattTAActagatgtgtttttaaaacttgtaagcCCCCGAGAGTGCTTATACTGTTGAAAGACTTAGTACAACATAATACATTTGTATTATAACATTAACATGGTATAACTAATTTGGAGGGGTATATGTATCATGGAGACTTAGGGCCTATTGActattatttaaaagataattaaaacataagggattttttatttgtattgcattttatttgtatatttctgaAGATATTTTCACTTTACCCTGTGTCTGATTATAGCTGACAAGTCTTTGTTTCCATCGTCTGTCATTATTACTGATACTTAAGCGCTTGATAGTCTCCTTTTAGATACTACATGTGATGCCTTGAAATCACTACCTTAATAAGGGAACatctttataaaatttcatCTCAATAACAGatggccatgattagtcatatttacatgcaagcatcttcaggtgTTCAaatccaagtttgttcaattcaggggtCTTGGGGGTAGGGTGGAACCACAATAGATGAaagtttcatacatgtattagaatATACAGGAACAATTTCTTTTCATGAGTAGCAGGGTCACACTATATCATCATAATGCAAATGTTCCCAAGTTCTGTTGATTCAATTTGGCCTATTGTGTTgagattgttcaaatcaaaaATACAAGGAAAATCTGATAGTGTAAAAGGTAGTTTAAAAAACAATTCAATGTTacatttgtgtgatattttctatttttttatGTCCTTTCATtgcaatatttcttttgtgAAAAGCTCATTTTTGTGCTCAAGATCAGTATTAACCTTGGTTTTAATGCAGTGATGCTGGCTTCAAAGTTaaataagtttttttcttcaaattattaGGTTGGAGTATGAAGATGCTGAAATTGTTGTGAAAAGTATtcagataaaaaatattttaggactGAGAATTAACACAATTTCAATGCTAGAACATTACATTGAACTGCATAGAGTGACTTGTTATAAACTGTTTGGAAAATTAATAGTGGTGCAATAATTGTTCAGTTGTATTTCAAGTTATCTTTTCTGACCAAAGTTTGTCTATGCTTTGTTTggcatttgtttttaatttctacTGAAGAAGTTCTACTgtaccaatttcaaccaaacttgccaaaaaagcatccttaggtaaaggggatAGAAGTTTCTTGCAATAGAGGGTCATGTCATCTTACAAGTGGATACAAGTAAGAAAAATTTACAGTAGAAGGGGGGCTTGCTTAAAAAAATTTCCCATATCGAAACAGGAAGccaaaatttgtataaaaaccTTCCTGtgttttttataatttataatcCCCAAGAAAGGGGATATGGCCCtttatttgtacaaacttgagtCCCCTTCACAGTGGCAGATGTAGAGGGGAGTTCAaatgttgcccccccccccttttttttgtcagaaaattttgcttaaaaaaggtaaaaataatgcattttgagggtggaaccCCCCTTTGATAagcaaaattaatggtagaatCCCCtctttcaaaaattcctggatccatccctacttcacctaaggatgctttgtaccaaTTATGGTTAAAATTAGTTttttagaagttgaaagaaatgtgaaagtaaagaatgttcatatatatgtatatactacaatataaaatgtaaaccctcactgtggccccaccctaaacCCAGGGGTCAGGGGGAAAGCATTTACACTAAATGAGGAGGCTTgcatatcaatgataaaaaatgctttttgAAGAATGTTTCTAGCCAGCTAGGTATTCCTTTGTAAATCTTTGAATCCTTATTGGGACCTGATATGAACACACATTAATGTTCACTACAGAGAGATGCTAGTATATTACCTGAGAATTTGAAACGTTGATTATTGTATTGAATTAGCCTGGGtaaaatgaagattgttttGCAGAGGAAAAAGGTAACCCTAATCCTGTAGACATCCTTTAATCAAATTTTCGTGGagcagaccccccccccccctcttccaaTTTTAGGGCAAGCTATGCCTGCAACATCAATCttcatagatacatgtatttgaagcctaaatttgaaaatacatatacaagtatttTCTCCCAGTTATAATAATCTTGGTGTTTTTTTTCTGTGATATCCAAAGTCATGAAATAATTGAAGCATAAAAGAGAGGGAATGTAGTATACCATTATTATATCTGTCCATTGGACGTTTACTTTGGGAGGTATTTGGAATCATGAGCCCGAGGAACATCGCGTCTAGTAATGCATAAACATTTACTTCTTCATACGTACTTATATTGATTCGTGGGTGAATGATCCTACACAAAAAGGCCCCCGTAAGCATTTAAATGTTGTGTGCTTCATAGGGTTACCGAGATATTTCAGTGTGTGTTTGTTTTGGATTAGGTTCAATAATATTAAATGCTAACTGGTCATAAATCCCAACAAGAGGAAATTTAAGCTCTCTATCGCGCATGCGGATGTCTTTAATGAAGTCGTTCGGGAATTTTGTTCAACACACTTTGTGACATTTTCCATGGCTCAACGTGTcgttaaaaatgttgaaaacgATTACTTGATATGCAGCATATGTTTAGGACGGTATGAAAATCCAAAACTACTACCGTGTGGTCATACGTTTTGTCGCCAGTGTTTAAACGACCACATTACCCTGACGGTAACGGATCGAGCAGCTCAAGGGTTTAACTGTCCAAATGACCGTTCCCTCGTCAAGAAACCGAAAGTCGGTCTTAATCCAAGACAATGGGCGGACGCCTATCCTACAGATACGTTCCTTGTAAGTTTGATTCAAGCCGTAGCCACTCATGAAGGCGAGGGTTCTCCACCAGTCGGTGCTACTGCTCAGGCTTCTTCCTCCAACGCTGAGCAGACGACAACCTCTGAAGAGGCGGGAAGTTCTAATGGACCTCGCTGTGAAAAACATCCAGATCGACAAATTGAGTTCTTCTGTCTTGGCTGTAGTATTTCAATTTGTCCGTTTTGCGCTGTGCGGGAACATAGAAAGAGAACATGTGAATGCGTCTCTATATCTGATGCAATGGAGAGACAGAGACCCAGAATCCAAGCGTTGAAAAGAAGATTTGAAACTCAAATTCAAAAGATTCAGAGATTAAACCGAGGAGAAGGAATCCTAAATGGCACGTTTACTAGTAGTAAAGAGAGGGCATTAAATACACTTAATGACATTGAAGGAAAATTGGGTACATTCTACCAAATCATACTTCAGCAAGTGGAAATTTTACGTCAGCAAGTCAATGAGGCAACAGTTAATTTTGCTGGCGAAAACCAGCAGCTGAATTCTGttcttgaaaacattgaatCGACAAAAATTACTTTCGAAAACATGTGTAACATTAACCCTAGTGCTGATATCTTGAATATTCTTCCCCGAATGGAGACACAAGCAGACGAATTTGATACTGCCACGCAAGCTGCCAATCAAAATGCTGGGATGCAACTTGATGTTGTTACAAATACATCATTTGAAAGTTTTTTACGAAATCCCCCACCAATTGGTACTGTCAAAGTTACCCGCGGCGGTAGAGCCAACAATCGAAGATCAATCAATCGACGAGACCAAACCAGATCCAATCAAAACAGCGGCAATCAACCTCAGGATTTCCAACGACAAATATCCACTGGGGCTGTGCGACCGACGCTAACACCTCGACCGACAAGAGAACCAAGACCAACAAGAACTCTTACCAGAGTCAACGTAAAAGTGGCGTCAGAATCCGTGTCTGCGTGGCATATGACCGGTGTGGTATTCATTGGAAACACCATTGTTGCAGTTGACCATCTAAATGAGATGGTCCGACAAGTCACCATTTCATCACAGGCTCTAAATCTCACTTTACCATTGGAGAAGCCTGTTTCGATCTGTAA encodes the following:
- the LOC125680651 gene encoding NADH dehydrogenase (ubiquinone) complex I, assembly factor 6-like, producing MAASLKAISRGYGFSKTSFSKLKTVQIPDLQLRRHAAVVRNIPPKSFNYCYGLIREYDYENFLCILLLNRNIRASAIVIRAFNVEVAKVADSVTDPFRGLGRFQFWKDALDEVYNPKGKIPQTPVVQLINWVANDFNISKSWLSRLIEARASNPMSQFKTLEDLDNYYEQVVSSVYYMLLELHGTKDVQADHAASHLGRCYGIVSLLKATPSQLSKGRVLFPHDLLAKHSVSQEDIKRGTNVKGVNDVVFDIASVAKQHLDKARSLKGNVPKQVVPVFLPSVFCDDYLTNLQRVDFNVFDPVLNRKRFIYHKLLLQRFRKTY
- the LOC125680628 gene encoding E3 ubiquitin-protein ligase TRIM56-like, producing MAQRVVKNVENDYLICSICLGRYENPKLLPCGHTFCRQCLNDHITLTVTDRAAQGFNCPNDRSLVKKPKVGLNPRQWADAYPTDTFLVSLIQAVATHEGEGSPPVGATAQASSSNAEQTTTSEEAGSSNGPRCEKHPDRQIEFFCLGCSISICPFCAVREHRKRTCECVSISDAMERQRPRIQALKRRFETQIQKIQRLNRGEGILNGTFTSSKERALNTLNDIEGKLGTFYQIILQQVEILRQQVNEATVNFAGENQQLNSVLENIESTKITFENMCNINPSADILNILPRMETQADEFDTATQAANQNAGMQLDVVTNTSFESFLRNPPPIGTVKVTRGGRANNRRSINRRDQTRSNQNSGNQPQDFQRQISTGAVRPTLTPRPTREPRPTRTLTRVNVKVASESVSAWHMTGVVFIGNTIVAVDHLNEMVRQVTISSQALNLTLPLEKPVSICNVSCPTEVAVTQPEKRTITILSTERGLNVKGIVRTNKAYEGIAQMQSGDFVVSCIQGRMSIDVIDRSGHVLKSIERSHSFRCPRFLCVTSSGSVIVSDREQKHVVSVNFTTSQLEWTYSTPCSPWGVACDQNGKIFICLDNNSVHVISEDGQLIQDKFISDKDGIKTPYAICARRGQIAMTEFGPSLFVPNSSFVFTAKFNS